ACCGCCTCCTGCAGCGCATTCAGCGCCTTGTCGTAGTCCCGGAACTCGTCAATCTCCGCCTGCGCACAGTTGGCGTAGAAGTTGGCGAGCTGGCTGTACGCCTGCCCCTTCGTGTAGAACGTGACGATGTTCTTCAGTATCTTCGCATCGCTCTGCCAGTTGAGGGCCTGCAGGTAGTTGGCCGCCATCACGTACACGTCCTTCTGGCGCGACATGCCGGCAAAGAAGATGATCTTGTCCGTGTCGCCCGACTTGAGCAGACTCTTCATCGCGCGCACCCGGTCGCCCGCCTGCGTGAACTTCTTCGTCGCCGCGTGGTAGTCGCCCTGCTCCTGCAGTATGTCGCcgaggcgcagcagcagcgctgtGCGCTCTCCCTCCGCCAGGTCGTCCTTGCCGGGGGTGAGCAGCTCGGCCAGCGTTTCCGTCACCGGCACCCGGTGCTCGGCACAGACGGCCAGCGCACGGGCCAGCTGGCGGGCGTTCGCGAGCAGCTGCACCGCCTTGTACGGTTGCTCGATGCCGACGAAGAAGTCGGCACACCGGCCGACCAGGTCCGGGTCGGACGACGCGTCCAGCTCGGACGCGATCACCTGCAGCGACTCGGGCTGCTGCGACCGGAACGCCATCTCGACCGCCTTGTGCAGCATGCCGGCCCGGTGGTACAGCTCGACCGCCCGCCGATAGTCGCCCGACTCCTCGTAGTAGGCGGCGGCGGACGCCTTGTCCCGGGCCCGGGCCGTGCACGCGACCGTCCACAGGTCGTCCGGCAGCTCGTGCTCCTTGCAGATGCGCACCGCGTTGCCGTacgtttgcgcgcgcgtgtagAACTGGATCGCCTCCTGCAGCTTGCCGCTGTTCTCGTAGTACCGCCCGAGATGGTAGCAGGCGGCCCGGTCCCCGCTCGCCCGCGCTATCTCGTCCGCCCGGCCGACCTGCCCGATGAAGCAGAGGATGCGCACCTGCGAGAACCAGTCGCCGGACCGCTGGTAGATCTTGAACGCGCCCTCCATGTCGCCGCTGCTCTCGACGTACTGGGCCCACCAGCGCAGCAGCTCCGGGTCGGTCGTCGCCTGCATGTACTGCTTCAGCGCGCCCGGATCGTCCATCAGCAGCTGGCTGATGTTGTGCATCAGGCTGGTGGTGCGCTCGTAGTACTGGATCGCTTTCTGCGTCTTGCCGCACTCCTTCAGCCACTCCGCGTATCGGTGGTACGTGTTGCGCAGATGCACCCGGTCGAAGTGTTCCGCCACCTCGAGCGCCTCCTCGAACCGCCCGGACGCCTGGTACAGCTTGTTGAGCAGGTCGTACCGGCCGCACCGCTTGTACAGCGCTTCCGCCTCCTCCATCATGCCGAGCTCGATCGCCAGCACCGCAACGCGGGCCTCCTGCTCGAGCGTGGCGTCCTCGGTCGCACGGCGCAGCGCCCGCACCGACCGGGCACGCCGCAGATGCCCCAGGCACACCTTCGCCACGTCGAGCCGGCCCGTCTGCACGCAGAGCCGGGCCAGATTCGCCCAAACCGTGTCCGAACGCAGCGACCGGATGCAGCTGAACGCCTGGTCCATGTTTTCCTGCGCCACGTTCAGGCTGAAGTTGAGCACCATTTCACGCGTGGCCAGATCGCACGTGTCGAGCCCCTTAAAGTCGCGCAGCGACAGACGCGCGATCTCGTTGCGCCGCAGCACGATCAGGTGCGGCACGCACAGCCCGATCAGCTCGAGCTGCTCCCCCGGCGCACCGTTCGGGCTCGACAGCAGCTccagctgcggctgctgctgctgctgctgctgctggttgcgcTGTCTCAAACGCGAGCAGTCGTGATGGCCATTCGGGGCGCTACTGGACGCTCCTTCCCCTTGGCCGTCCTTGAGCCAACGGGACCGGCCGCTCGGTTCGGGGATGTGGAATTCGCGCGCCGTCAGCACGTTGCTCTCCAGATTCCACAGGTACAGCTTGCCGTCGGGCAGCAGCTGCTCGTTCGCGATGGTGATCGCCACATACGTCCCGTTCGCGTTCGTGCGCGCCATAATGATTTCGCCAAACTTCTCGAACAGATCGTACGCGCTTTTGGGCGGCTGCAGCAGGCGGATGTCGTGCCGCGACACATCGTACAGGCGGATGTAGCCGTGAAGGGTGAACACGGTTAGATACGGGCCGACCAAATCCACGCCGATCGGTTTGCCTgcaataaaagaagaagattcacTGATGATAAGATGATTTTGTTGCGTGATTAGCGAGAATTAACGAAGCGTCTCGACTACAACGCGGTCTCGTAAAGACTTGCAACTGACTGCGATCTAAATTATTCGTGGCGTTAATAACTCATTCGAGAGCCACATTACGATGAGTGTTTAAGTAGGTGCAATTCGTTACAGTGGGCAATTGCAGCATTGGCTGTAAGCTAGCTCCAATGTTGGAGTCCGCAGTCCGCagtagtgatgtgctttttggagcgcacccacgactccgatccgactccggctattgttagtccatTTCCAACTCCGGCGAAATCCGATATACCTGTTCCTGTCCCGAAGTCGGAGTGGTTtggaatcgtccagagtcgacCTGAGTCTTTTGAGGTCGGATTCCGCCGGAGTTCGCCATGTGGTATTTCaggtatttcatttcattgtgttttttgtttgtctttcactttgaaCGAGCACTTCGCATATAGGTTTGTGATGACTgatgactccgaacaactTCAAAATACTGttaacgactccagacgactacggatgactccgactcgcaacgactccggacgactccgacgacttcggacgagtccggatgactccgactcccaacgactccggCCGTCTCTTactgactctggacgactacggacgactacggacgactacGAACGACCTTGACTCCAACTGATTCCGGATAATCCCTAACGACTACAAAAGACTcttaacgactccggacgactccgacgactccgaacgaacAACAAGTATCATATTTTCTATTTCACAGACAGCGCCAACGTCCTAAAAGCTTTAGAGAAAGGATCCAGACGAAACCCTTACATAAAATCTATCTAATTATTATCAATATATAGGCCAATCGAAGTCTGTTGGATACCAGGACATAAAGGAATTGCAGGAAATACAATATCTGAACGTATTGCGAATGAAGGTAGATTGATGAAAGATCATGACGTTGGATCTATCTCCAGTGATATGACATACATTTTAtgtctcttcaagatgaataTCTCCCTAAGGCGAATATCCTTCAtatgaaatacattttatgtctcttcaagatgaataTCACCCTATGGCGAATATCCTTCAAGTATCTATCCCGTAGTTTATTGGATACTTCATAGCAACACCTTCATCAGTTTTCCTCAACATAAATATCTCTctgatgtacggcgacctcactgtcgtacagcgtatcaagctcgccaggctccggtaggctggccatgttgtacgcatgaaaacggacgacccagcccgtaaagtctttttaggccgtccacaaggacagaggaggcgtggtaggcccaaattaagatggcaagatggcgtggaggcgtccacGTAgcgttgtagcgccggataagtaagtaagtaaatatCTCTCTAAGCTGACTCTAAGGCAAGGGATCTTGAAGATTTACcagagagatttcactgtatatAGATCAGAGATATCAATCTGGTAGCCGAAATGAAAAGAACTGCTAACGATCTGATTGTTATATCATATAATATCATATAACATCATCCGACTGCCCGTAGTATTATTTTTAGAAGCATTTTGGCCCGCGGACCAAAAATAAAGATCagataaaaatcaaaacaagaaTCGGCTTTAATCTGTCGGAATGACGGAAGGGTACATCCCAATAGATTGTTTTGGATGCTCTgccgaatgaaaaaaaaactcaagcTTAAGGAGCATTTGGACATTATTCTGtcaaataattgaaaatgaaacatttgtaATACTTTTCAATTTTGTGAACGCTAAAAAGTCTCATAAAAATAtcagaacaacaacaatcttACGTAGCCCGTAGGTGGCAATAATAAGGATCTGGTATAAATGGATATGGATATATGGAATATGGATTCCTATTCGAAGCGGGGTAGTTTAGATGCAAAGAAATcctgtttttttcattattcgaCATCGAGACTTCACTATTCAGCTCTCTTCGACACTCACTCGTACACGCAGGTCGCTGGAAAAGTTACAATCAAATGAGCGGTTAATGCACTCACCTTCGTTCGCGTTGAACACCAGCTCCTGCAGTATGATGCCGCTCAGCGAGTAAATCTTGACCTGCTCCGTGCCGAGCGCGACGATGCTCTGCTCGTACAGGTACACCGCACCGCATTCCACCGCGAAGCTGTCCACGTATGACACGGCCAGTGCGTCCAGTTCCACGCCAGCGTCGGGGCCCACGGCAAGCCGTGCCCCGGCCCCACCGCGCATCGTACCGGCCGGATCGATCCGATACACCGCCACCGTGCGCCCGTTCGTCACGACCAGATGCAGCTCGTTCAGCGCGAGATGGATGATGGAGATGTCGGTGTGGAGCAGCGCCTCGCGCCCGTTCGCGTGCCGGATCAGCAGCTCGTTCGACTTCTTCTGCGTGGCCCACAGCTGGCGGGCGTGGGCGGACAGCAGCGACTGCTCCTTCAGTATGAACACGCTCGACAGGCAGTTGACCATCATGCACGCCCGGTTCGCCTCGGTCGTGCCCCAGACCAGGCTCTTGATAGTGCCCCGCACCGGCGTCACGTTCGTGAGCTGCCACTGGTTCTCGGTGCCGGCGTACGACCGGCCGTACAAACCGGCCGCCCGGCGCCACGTATACAGGTTGCCCTGGCTCGTGCCGGCACTGAGCGTTTGCGTGTCGGCACAGTACGCGACGCAGGTGAACACTTCctgggcggcggcggtggcggcaccGGCTGTCCCGGTCACCGGGGGCCGATCGGCACCGGACGCGGTCAGCTCCATTGACAGCACGTAGTTGTCGTTCGTCTCGATGTCCCAGATGCGGACGGACAGGTCGCCGGTCAGGATCGCCAGCGCGCAGCCGGCCACCCACGTGATGGCGCTCTTCGAGCCGGACACCTTGCCGGACAGCTTCACCCGGTCCAGCTCGGCAATCTGCCCGTTCGTGTCGACCTCGTAGTGCCCGATCGTAATGTCCTCCATCAGTATCACGATCGAGTCCCTGTCGGagccaacacaaaaaaggggaggGAGAGCAAACGAGTTAAACGGACGGACTCGCAGACGAGGCTCAGCGCTCGCCAGGCTTACTGTTTCGGGTGCCACAGTATCTGCATGATCGGGATGGTGTCGCCGCGCACTATCTCCGTGCACGTGCCAGTCTGGTTGATGTAGTACAGTATGCCGGCCTGGGTGCACGCGTAAAAGCAGTAGTTGTCGTGGACGCTCGCGTGCGCCAGATTGCGTACCGCCGTCCGGGGCCGCCAGCTGGTCAGCTGATCCAGGGCCGCCTCATCGCCGGCCACCGCCGCCCTACAAAGGAAGCCGTAATCATTAGACGGTTCGCCGGCCTCTTTACGCCCCAGGCACTTACCGCGCCAGGTTGGTCAGCTCCTTGCTGCTGGCGCTCTGGATCGAACGGCGAAACGTGATGTGCAGCAGCGGGTCGCGCAGATCGTGGTTGAACATCGTCAGAAACTGGGCCTGCCCGTCGAACCGCCAGCCGGTCAGCACGCCCATCGCGTCCGCCGTGATCACCCGGCCGCCCTTCTCGCTGAACTCGAGCAGCATGATCGGCGACTTGTGCGGCCCGTTCACGCTGGCAAAGTCCCGCTTGCCCTCGAACCAGGCGTGGATCTCGCCGTTCTCCCACCCGGTCAGCAGTATCTTGCGCTCCGGGTGCCACGTCAGCACGGTCGCCTGCGAGGTCGGATGCACCGGGAACGATACGTCGCGCAGCGGTATGCCCTGGAAGCAAGCGGATGCTGTTAGTGCGTGTCGTGTCGTGTCGCGTCACAACCCGTTCCACCTACCGTGTCGTCGAAGATCGTGACCGAGCCGCCCCGCTCGTTGCTGTACGAGGCGACGGCAAAGATCGGTTCCACCGGGTGCCATGAGCTGACCGTGCTGATCGCCTCACTGTCCAGAAACTGTACCTTGGTGTCGAAGTAAAGCGTCATGCTGGCCGCGCCACGATCACACACGACCCGGAACTGTGTACGGCCCTTTTTTGGTTACGCCTTCCCGTGAAGCAGTGCCGCCCGCAAGCCACctcttttgttcttttttcggcgcgcgcctgtgtgtgtgcgggttttCACAGCGCAAAAAGCAaattttgtttacgtttcggGCATAACAACCATCACCATGGTGACGCTTTGCCTTGCAAGGTCAGCTATCGGGAAGCCGCGCGTCAAGTGGCACCCCGCACACCTGTCAAATCgtgtgctgtgcgtgtgtgtgtgtgtgtttgtgttgtgcagCAAGCTGCAGCTACGGGCTTCACGCACACAACCATCGTCATTCACAATTTGGCTTCGTACAACGAACTGCAAGATCGAGCATTACGAATCGGAGCTAGAGATGGGTACGCTAGAATGCACCCACTGTTCCAATAGGAATTAGTGATGGGTTATCGGAATCGCACCCACCGATCAGAagcggagccgtcggagccgctTGTCGGCAGTCGTAACCGACCGGAATCGTTGGAGCCGACCGGAGCCGTTGTAACAGTTGGAAGTATTCTGAACCGCCTGAAATCGCCGGTATAAAAGATACAGCCTATCAACAAAATTGGGAGTTGATGAGTAAAAAAATGACATTCACTTTACTGAATAGTTATTATTTTCAACCATAGAGGggttcacactttatctcaagactATGGGACACCTTCCCGAATATTTATTAAACAATCTTAATAACGACTACGGCATGATGCTTGAAAActttgatgatacctgaattcttcttcttgtggcacaacaaccgctgccggccaaggcctgcctataCCCTCaacaactcgtacgacttaacaacatgcccgtcatgggttcaagccccgaatggactgtgccgccatacgtacgACTAACTATCCTTCTATGGAgggaaatcaataagtcactaaaagccaagtccacaagtggtacaggtaGGCCtcgaccgacaacggttgttgagccaaaaaagaagaagaatattgtttaaaaacatattcagTGCAGTAAATGAAGAAGACAGTTCTTTAACTCATCAAcgctattattttattattagaTTGTATCGCTTATACCGGCGATTTGAAGCACTTCAACATACTTCCGACTGTTACACGGGTTTCGGTCGGCtacaacggctccggacggctccgacagCTTCGACCGACTTGGACTATCGACCACCGGCGGCTCAGAGCGGCTCGGAACGGCTCTGGACGATTCCAGGTTAAGAAGCGATTCggaatttttgtttaatttaccTATCACTAGTAAGAATTTGGCCAGGGTGACTCCGGTTCCTACTCCAGAAAATGTATACGCCAGTACTTTCCGAATTGTCGGAATCGTTTGGAATTGTCTGAAATCGTAGAAATTATCAGAATCACCAGAATCAGCTGAGTCGTCTGAATTGTTTAGAAATCGCCAGGAATATCCACAACTGTGAACTGTGAactgtggtacagtcgtcagctcgaacgactcaataacatgcccgtcatgggttcaagctcagaatggaccgtccccccgtagcaaggatgtGACTATCCTGGCTgtgtgtggtaatgaattaagtctcgaaagcctgtataggccggcatgtccgcttagcacgttacgccaaatagaataaGAAGATGTTCATCTTTCAACAATACCATGTGCTACATCGAACAATTACATAGATTTATCTAATACAGTAGTCTCCAACCTGTGGCCCTAGGATCACATGGTACAAATGATTGGAAATCTGCAAAGTTCCATTTTTACCACCTTAAACAAACACTCCATACGGATCGATATGGTATCTTTCAAAGATATAGCAAAAACACGAACATTAGGGGTGCAGCTATAGAAACTAGCCGCAGTGTATGTCCCGCTCGCAGTGCCAGAAACGTCAACTTCAAGCATCGGCGGTATAGACGTCTCTTATAAACACTTAGGTTTGTCGGAATATACATCAAATGTTTCTCCTTACGATTTCGTAGGTTTTGGGACGATTCCAACGACTCCAACAGTTCCGAACGATTTCGACAGTTCCGGTTTATGATTCTGAAGTTTACGATTCCTACGAGTCCGATGAATTTGATACATCTAACCgtttcggacgattccgacggtTCCGGACGGTTCCGACAGGTCTGATTGAACCTACTCTCCGGAACTCTAACCACCCGAAACCAGCTccactttttatcattttgatCCAACGGAactaaaattgatttaaaaaacagTACGTCATTgtgaataaattatatttaattaatGCGATTGAAAGATGACTCAAGACAAATAATTCTGATATTCTAATGCTATAAgtatattaaaaaatcaaGTTACACAATTTCACCAGACCAAACTCGCAGCAAGCGAAAAACTGTTGATGATCGTCtgctttttttgtgagtgCGATACACTCATCGAATCGGAATGTCTGACCCGCAGACGCAACACGCTTGTATGGACCACTGGAACGGGTGATAAGCAGGCAGTCGCAGATGTGTATTTAGAACCCCTTTCGGAAGCGTAtgctaaaaaaaatgctcacaAACTAGAGCGTGGGTGATTAGAAGGCAGGAAGTAAGGTTAGCACTCGGTGTGTACTTCAAAGCGCGAGTTCAGAAACCTCCAACCACCACGTGGCGTGGACGTGTTGTTGTGCCCTTCCAGCAGCCCAGCGAACGCTACTAACTGTAATGTACAACCCATCGAGCTGGCCGGGCCAACTTCCACAGCGAGCTCCGGTTCGTGAAGAAGCTGCTCGCCGGCTTCGACGTGAGCGTGATCACGCGCGTGGCCCTGGTCACGTTCAGCTCACGCAAAAAGGTATCCGTCACGTCGATCACATATCGCAGCCACTGCCCGGGAGTCCGGCTCATCTGCGGGCACCTCACCTGGTATGAACGGAAGAGATACTACCCTGCGAATCCGGCGAAACACAGTCGATACCGATTCTGCAGAAGTGGTAACGGCATCGACAGGAGGAGTGTCCGGCTGAGCAGCTACCGAGCTTCGAGCATGCTACCATCGATACCGAGGTGTGCCGTTGTTTCTGCGATCGCTGCGGTAAGAGAGCCTGGATTGGTGGCCGGCTGCTGTGATGCCCACGCTGTCTGTAGTTGCCTCACCACCTCCGGCCATTACCGTTCATGCCACGCAACATCACACACTGACGCTGGTCACAAGTGCGACGGCTACTTCGTTGCGTTGCCAAACCGTCCGGAGCTGCAGGCTCCTGAGAACGGCTTCGTGATGGAGCCGAAACCGAGCGCCAGGTGCTGAAGAAGGTGACGGGGAGCCTTTGTAACACTGATCACTCACGCACCCACTGTTAACGTTATCCGCATTCTTCCTCTTTACTTCCTCCAAGAGATCCTATGCCCAGCGCTGCCCAAGGTCGCATTCGCCACGTACGATCCGACGGACTGTGCCGAGTCCAAGTCGGCCTTCGGTACGAACTGCACGCTGATCTGCGACTTTGGCTTCGAGATGAAGGGCGGTCCCTCGACCAAGCAGTGCGGCGGCAAACGGACCGGCACGTGGAGCAAGCTGAAAACGCCCCGCTGCATCGATATCGCCCCGCCGTACATCGAGTGTCCGGGCAACTACACCGTGCTGATGGACGACGACTTCCCGCACGCGCTGGTCCGCCGGCTCCAGCAGCCGTACGTGTTCGACAACAGTGGCGACAACTTTACGTACTGGTCGAAGCCAGGCATCAAGGAGGACGGGATCCGGCTCGCCCTTGGCGATCACGAGTTTAGCTATATCGCGATGGATGCGTTCAAGAATAAGGCCCGCTGTAGCTTCACCGTCACGGTGATCGATCTAACTCCGCCCGTCTTCGAGCAGTGCCTGGATGGCCCGGTGCACTACGTAAGTGACAGTGCCAACCCGCAGGAAACGTTCGTCCGCTGGGAGGAACCGCTGGTGTACGACAATTCGGGGCGTAATGTTACCGTCACGCAGAACGTAACCTTTGGCTATCTGCCGGCAGGGCGCCACGCCGTACGGTATCTGGCAGTGGACGCCTCCGGTAACGAAGCCGAGTGTGTGCTGAAGGTCGAGGTGAAGCAATACACCTGCGATCACGTACCGGAACCGCGGAACGGCTACTCGATCTGTGCGTACAACGCGTCCCATGCTTGGTGCGAGATCGGCTGCAAGGAGGACTACATGTTTAGCCTGCAGCCGGAGGAAACCATCCGGCTGGTGTGCGATCGGGCCAACCCAACGTGGGGCGAGCAGCTGGAAGTGCCGGAATGCAGCAAGGTGATCGGCTCGTCCGGGGTGGAGAAGATCATCACCATCCGGCTGGACGACGAGATGGATCCCGGCCTCTGCAACGATACGGATGCCATCAACGAGGTGTCGGAAGCGTTCAGCGATGGGCTGCGGCAGGAGATGTGCGGCGACCAGGCGGACTGTACGCTGATGACGACCCTGCCGGCCTGTCCTGCCGGCAACGGGGGTACGGAAACCGCGGAGGACACTGCGGTACGGTACAGTATCGTGAAGCGTAGCGTAAATGCGCAGCCGTCTACTACGCCCGATCCGGGCCGGGCGAACGATCGGGCAATGGTTAAGATTTTCGTGTACAAGCGCGTCTCCCAGGAACTTGGGCTGTGGCGTCCCGATGGCAAGCAGTCGGAAAATATAAAGGTAAGTTTACTTACAGGTCTGTCAGCCAGGTCCTCTCTATCAATGTGGACGAGACCTACATTTGGATGGCATTTTAACTTGATTGATTCGTTGTTAAATAATGAGAACGCCCCTAGGCATGCCACCTACCTAGACTACGTCTGAAAGGTCTCATAAGGACAGATGCAATGTCTTAGatgatgtaaacaaattttgattCGTAGCATGGATAGAGCTTGATTTCAATTTACAAATCAAGCAATAGCAAAGGATTTGTAACTCCGAGGagtacaacaaaataaacgGCTGCCAAACCCATTCTAGGTCTAAGAACTAATGTCAAATCTTTGAAATAACCATTAACTGATGTATCCTTGCCGTTTTTGGATATTATGTTCTACCTTTAATAGTTTCGGAGATTGATCTCGAAGTCTTACCAATAATATTAGTACTGCTGAACCCATTTCCAAATTGGAATTAATCCCGTACCAATACAGGCCCTGGAGCTGAGTCCAAAATCCTACTCGTCCAAGTACTGATCCTGGAATTGGCACAGAACCCACAATGGACTGCTAACTGGCTCCGAACCCAAACCAGTACTGGAACTGATGCTAAAATGATCTTGGTCTACTCCCTAGCATTGCTCCCAAATTCCCAATATCCTTAAACTTCTCCCACTATAATTCTGGTTCAAAATAATGTTACTGGATCCATCTGAGCCGTAGAAAGGAATAGGAACCTGTTTACTATAGTTGTTACACCAGCATCTTCTTCTTATCCTACATCCAAACAGCGTATAAAAGAGGAGCTCGAGAAGAtcaatggaaagaaaaagctGCGCCGTCGGCTTGGTGCTCTGAATTTGGACCTAAGCGTCCTAAAGCTGGACGAGAAGATACGCTGCGCGAACGGGAGCATTTCAAAGAAATTGGTTTGTGGTAAGTGGTGCCTGCTACTCCTTAGCACGCGCGATAATCTACACCCCAGCGCTTTTCTTTCAGTGCACTGCCCCCGGGGTACGTACCACAACTACACCACCAACAGCTGCCTGAGCTGCCCGATCGGGTCGTACAACGAACAAACGGGCCAGACCAGCTGCCAGCAATGCCCGGAACATCATTCCACGCGCAAACTCAATGCCAAACACGCCCACGAATGTAAACCCCAGTGTCCGCCGGGGACGGTGGCAAGGTTAAAGCtgttgaagaaaacaaaacccaacggTGGAAACGTCAACGGTGCGGTGAAGTACCACAAGACGCTGATGCCGTTCTGTCGCCTGTGTGAGCCGGGACAGTACCAGGAGCAGTACAACCGGGCCCAGTGTCTAGCGTGCCCATCCGACCACAGTTCGCCTCGCGGATCGAAGTCAGCCGCCGACTGCTTCCCGATCGGCGGCCAGCTGTGCAACGGTACGGTCGGGAACGTGTGTGGAGTCGGTGGTCGGTGTGTGGTCGACCCTAGCACACTGCTCGGCTATCAGTGCGTCTGTGACGAGAACTATGTTGGGGAACACTGCGAGATTGCGCTAAATCCGTGCGGCTCGGCACCCTGCTACAATGGGGGACGGTGCGTGAGCAACGGTAGTGCCGGGTTTGTCTGCCACTGTCAACCGCCCTATACAGGCGGTCCACTGTGTGAGTTTTACGTGGATCCGTGCCGGTCGGACCATTGCAAGAACGGTGGCAGCTGCGTGGAGGTAGACGGTCGTCCATTCTGCGAGTGCCCGCTGGGCTACGACGGTGAGCGGTGCGAGTGGCGCAAAGACTTCTGCACGCCCAATCCGTGCGAGTTCGAGGGTATGTGCGTTAACGTCGACGAGGGCTATAGTTGTGCCTGCCCGAGCGGTAAAACCGGACGTCGATGCCATCTGGAACCGTGCGACTATCTGCCCTGCCCGGCGGGCTCAATGTGTCTGAACGGAGCGAACGATACGTCCGGTGGGAACGATAGGTTCACGGTGGTTCTGCAGACACAGCAGCTG
The Anopheles arabiensis isolate DONGOLA chromosome X, AaraD3, whole genome shotgun sequence DNA segment above includes these coding regions:
- the LOC120906616 gene encoding intraflagellar transport protein 140 homolog is translated as MTLYFDTKVQFLDSEAISTVSSWHPVEPIFAVASYSNERGGSVTIFDDTGIPLRDVSFPVHPTSQATVLTWHPERKILLTGWENGEIHAWFEGKRDFASVNGPHKSPIMLLEFSEKGGRVITADAMGVLTGWRFDGQAQFLTMFNHDLRDPLLHITFRRSIQSASSKELTNLARAAVAGDEAALDQLTSWRPRTAVRNLAHASVHDNYCFYACTQAGILYYINQTGTCTEIVRGDTIPIMQILWHPKQDSIVILMEDITIGHYEVDTNGQIAELDRVKLSGKVSGSKSAITWVAGCALAILTGDLSVRIWDIETNDNYVLSMELTASGADRPPVTGTAGAATAAAQEVFTCVAYCADTQTLSAGTSQGNLYTWRRAAGLYGRSYAGTENQWQLTNVTPVRGTIKSLVWGTTEANRACMMVNCLSSVFILKEQSLLSAHARQLWATQKKSNELLIRHANGREALLHTDISIIHLALNELHLVVTNGRTVAVYRIDPAGTMRGGAGARLAVGPDAGVELDALAVSYVDSFAVECGAVYLYEQSIVALGTEQVKIYSLSGIILQELVFNANEGKPIGVDLVGPYLTVFTLHGYIRLYDVSRHDIRLLQPPKSAYDLFEKFGEIIMARTNANGTYVAITIANEQLLPDGKLYLWNLESNVLTAREFHIPEPSGRSRWLKDGQGEGASSSAPNGHHDCSRLRQRNQQQQQQQQPQLELLSSPNGAPGEQLELIGLCVPHLIVLRRNEIARLSLRDFKGLDTCDLATREMVLNFSLNVAQENMDQAFSCIRSLRSDTVWANLARLCVQTGRLDVAKVCLGHLRRARSVRALRRATEDATLEQEARVAVLAIELGMMEEAEALYKRCGRYDLLNKLYQASGRFEEALEVAEHFDRVHLRNTYHRYAEWLKECGKTQKAIQYYERTTSLMHNISQLLMDDPGALKQYMQATTDPELLRWWAQYVESSGDMEGAFKIYQRSGDWFSQVRILCFIGQVGRADEIARASGDRAACYHLGRYYENSGKLQEAIQFYTRAQTYGNAVRICKEHELPDDLWTVACTARARDKASAAAYYEESGDYRRAVELYHRAGMLHKAVEMAFRSQQPESLQVIASELDASSDPDLVGRCADFFVGIEQPYKAVQLLANARQLARALAVCAEHRVPVTETLAELLTPGKDDLAEGERTALLLRLGDILQEQGDYHAATKKFTQAGDRVRAMKSLLKSGDTDKIIFFAGMSRQKDVYVMAANYLQALNWQSDAKILKNIVTFYTKGQAYSQLANFYANCAQAEIDEFRDYDKALNALQEAVKSLSRAAPGAAGGSQPAALDALQLAMAEVRRVIELQDATERQEYSNVIKLIKVRLEERQEPAPPVRVWDLLALLVECLVATGQHSEALYYVRELAQRKPDWYHQELLDKPVLDRLVAETGINLEPYVNVTKVKRPTTATISTMSDDEEIQEVFE